Proteins from a single region of Amycolatopsis sp. CA-230715:
- a CDS encoding TIGR03668 family PPOX class F420-dependent oxidoreductase yields the protein MDPTEASALFTNSRVARLATANAAGVPHLVPVTFAVRGDVIVFAVDHKPKRSTDLRRLRNIAENPAVVFLADAYDEDWANLWWVRADGTASIVDEDARAEPVSWLCEKYEQYREHPPEGAVVRTEVTRWRGWSSR from the coding sequence ATGGATCCGACGGAGGCCAGCGCCCTGTTCACGAATTCGCGCGTCGCCAGGCTCGCCACGGCGAACGCGGCGGGAGTCCCGCACCTGGTGCCGGTGACCTTCGCCGTACGCGGTGACGTGATCGTGTTCGCCGTCGACCACAAACCGAAGCGCAGCACGGATCTGCGGCGGCTGCGCAACATCGCGGAGAACCCGGCCGTCGTGTTCCTCGCCGACGCCTACGACGAGGACTGGGCGAACCTGTGGTGGGTGCGCGCCGACGGCACCGCGTCCATCGTCGACGAGGACGCTCGCGCGGAACCCGTGTCCTGGTTGTGCGAGAAGTACGAGCAGTACCGCGAGCACCCGCCGGAAGGTGCCGTGGTGCGCACCGAGGTCACCCGGTGGCGGGGCTGGTCCAGCCGGTGA
- the mptB gene encoding polyprenol phosphomannose-dependent alpha 1,6 mannosyltransferase MptB → MATTIDPSTAGSDTQQAETVRVRVPSRFPYRTIAMGTIGSTLLMIGALGAAGVLIRDPILGHGPMSWIRYGHGRAIANGLLYIGFALIVWAWVRLGRYALARRIGSKPILAAAGCWMAPLLISPPLFTRDVFSYLGQGAQLLYGLDPYQHGPAELEVLPNVVQNVHQVWQTTPAPYGPLYLLISKGVVAVTGDNLILGVILTRVILLLGLAMTLWALPRLVRHLGGNLPITLWLAVASPMMVIHLFGGPHNDLMMIGFLTVGVVAALERKYPVAVVLITVAMLIKATAAIALPFLVWMWAKNLKGSENGVRFKNFVKAGTASVAIFAPVFVAGTWVALGSFNLGWVAGLKAPQLIANWLNPPTGVGEVFYTLVHLVVNVQSSPFVTVARFIGMGVLAVFVARQWWLARVGGTEAVLRAAISLLSVSILFPPTLPWYFTWGFVILAAFKWRQRHLAVVVAVSVFLVLVYYPTGEQALYDWWFIAGVVAVSVYAAASLLRPDPLGLVAAFKKQAAPAKAPFLTESAKTEHAE, encoded by the coding sequence ATGGCCACCACTATTGACCCCAGCACGGCGGGCTCCGACACGCAGCAGGCGGAGACGGTCCGTGTTCGCGTTCCCTCCCGTTTCCCGTACCGAACCATCGCGATGGGCACCATCGGCAGCACGCTGCTGATGATCGGCGCACTCGGCGCGGCGGGCGTACTCATTCGCGACCCGATCCTCGGGCACGGGCCGATGTCGTGGATCCGCTACGGACACGGCAGGGCGATCGCCAACGGGTTGCTGTACATCGGTTTCGCGTTGATCGTGTGGGCGTGGGTCCGGCTCGGCCGCTACGCGCTCGCGCGCCGGATCGGCAGCAAGCCGATCCTGGCCGCGGCGGGCTGCTGGATGGCGCCGCTGCTGATCTCGCCGCCGCTGTTCACCAGGGACGTGTTCTCCTACCTCGGGCAGGGCGCGCAGCTGCTCTACGGCCTCGACCCGTACCAGCACGGGCCCGCCGAGCTCGAGGTGCTGCCGAACGTGGTGCAGAACGTGCACCAGGTGTGGCAGACCACGCCCGCCCCGTACGGGCCGCTGTACCTGCTGATCTCCAAGGGCGTCGTCGCGGTCACCGGGGACAACCTGATCCTCGGCGTCATCCTCACCAGGGTCATCCTGCTGCTCGGGCTCGCCATGACGCTGTGGGCGCTGCCCCGGCTCGTGCGCCACCTCGGCGGCAACCTGCCGATCACGCTGTGGCTCGCGGTGGCCAGCCCGATGATGGTGATCCACCTCTTCGGCGGCCCGCACAACGACCTGATGATGATCGGGTTCCTCACCGTCGGCGTGGTGGCCGCGCTCGAACGCAAGTACCCGGTCGCGGTCGTGCTCATCACGGTGGCGATGCTGATCAAGGCGACCGCCGCGATCGCGCTGCCGTTCCTGGTGTGGATGTGGGCGAAGAACCTCAAGGGCAGTGAAAACGGCGTCAGGTTCAAGAACTTCGTCAAGGCGGGTACCGCGTCGGTGGCGATCTTCGCCCCGGTGTTCGTGGCGGGCACCTGGGTGGCGCTCGGCTCGTTCAACCTCGGCTGGGTCGCCGGTCTGAAGGCACCGCAGCTCATCGCGAACTGGCTCAACCCGCCGACCGGCGTCGGCGAGGTGTTCTACACGCTCGTCCACCTCGTGGTGAACGTGCAGTCGTCGCCGTTCGTCACGGTCGCCCGTTTCATCGGCATGGGCGTGCTCGCGGTGTTCGTGGCGCGGCAGTGGTGGCTCGCCAGGGTGGGCGGCACCGAGGCGGTCCTGCGCGCCGCGATCAGCCTGCTGTCGGTGTCGATCCTGTTCCCCCCGACGCTGCCGTGGTACTTCACCTGGGGCTTCGTGATCCTGGCCGCGTTCAAGTGGCGGCAGCGGCACCTCGCCGTCGTGGTGGCGGTGTCGGTGTTCCTGGTGCTGGTGTACTACCCGACCGGTGAGCAGGCGCTGTACGACTGGTGGTTCATCGCGGGTGTCGTGGCCGTGAGCGTGTACGCGGCCGCTTCGTTGCTGCGCCCCGATCCGCTGGGACTGGTCGCGGCGTTCAAGAAGCAGGCGGCACCGGCGAAAGCCCCGTTCTTGACCGAATCGGCGAAGACAGAACACGCCGAATAG
- a CDS encoding WD40/YVTN/BNR-like repeat-containing protein yields the protein MRIGSRLLRAAAVVLGSATVLATMVVPAEAAGFAWTPTPTGSDARLRGLSAVSASVAWVSGSKGTILRTVDGGAHWAQVAPPGTAGLDFRDIEAFDAQHAVALSIGEGEASRVYRTADGGRTWAESFRNTDPKAFYDCVAFFDPWRGLVMGDPVDGKIQLLATVDGGRHWQPMPKRLLPDAQPNEAGFAASGQCLTTRGPFDAWIGTGGGATSRVLHSSNGGLTWRAATTPIASSASAGVFATGFTDPRHGLAIGGDYAAPSNPAPALAVTRDGGRTWKPTEDAPDGYRSGLAWRGRNTAIAVGPTGTDVSTDAGQHWRLVDTGSFDTVDCAHGACWAAGEKGRAARSA from the coding sequence ATGCGCATCGGTTCACGGTTACTCCGCGCGGCAGCGGTGGTGCTCGGCTCCGCCACGGTGCTGGCGACGATGGTCGTCCCGGCCGAGGCGGCCGGTTTCGCCTGGACGCCGACCCCGACGGGTTCGGACGCGAGGCTCCGCGGCCTGTCCGCGGTTTCGGCGAGCGTCGCCTGGGTGTCGGGGAGCAAGGGCACGATCCTGCGCACGGTCGACGGGGGCGCGCACTGGGCGCAGGTCGCCCCGCCTGGCACCGCCGGACTCGACTTCCGCGACATCGAGGCCTTCGACGCGCAGCACGCCGTGGCGCTGTCGATCGGTGAAGGCGAAGCGTCCCGCGTCTACCGCACCGCCGACGGTGGCCGCACGTGGGCGGAGTCGTTCCGCAACACCGATCCGAAGGCCTTCTACGACTGCGTCGCGTTCTTCGACCCGTGGCGCGGGCTCGTGATGGGTGACCCGGTGGACGGCAAAATCCAGCTACTGGCCACAGTGGACGGTGGGCGGCACTGGCAGCCGATGCCGAAGCGGCTCCTGCCCGACGCGCAACCGAACGAGGCGGGATTCGCCGCGAGCGGGCAATGCCTGACCACCCGCGGCCCGTTCGACGCGTGGATCGGCACCGGCGGCGGCGCGACCTCGCGCGTGCTGCACTCGTCGAACGGCGGCCTCACCTGGCGCGCGGCGACCACCCCGATCGCGAGCAGCGCGTCCGCGGGCGTGTTCGCCACCGGGTTCACCGATCCCCGGCACGGGCTGGCGATCGGCGGTGACTACGCCGCACCGTCCAATCCCGCTCCGGCGCTCGCCGTGACGCGCGACGGCGGCCGCACCTGGAAACCGACCGAGGACGCACCCGACGGCTACCGGTCGGGGCTCGCCTGGCGCGGCCGGAACACCGCGATCGCGGTCGGCCCGACCGGCACCGATGTCAGCACGGACGCCGGGCAGCACTGGCGGCTCGTCGACACCGGCAGCTTCGACACCGTCGACTGCGCACACGGCGCGTGCTGGGCCGCGGGGGAGAAGGGCAGGGCCGCCCGATCCGCATGA